One part of the Mytilus trossulus isolate FHL-02 chromosome 11, PNRI_Mtr1.1.1.hap1, whole genome shotgun sequence genome encodes these proteins:
- the LOC134691509 gene encoding caspase-7-like, with amino-acid sequence MRQVKRDGILTKNELITVEEIKKPFKNKTGGKFNGKPKVFLIQACRETEEQEKVVVSDCFETEIHTGHVEGYDEFPGTCGNRQRRNSVEMSVFQPGFVGKPSGLSEVLSTDAHSYYSEHVPTDADIIVAYATTPGYISIRNIHEGAFFIRAFLSVAKNKYNEEHIEEILRNVRNELATNPEYAPQSGSLAGKCQMGMLETTSTKKFFL; translated from the exons attaataacAGTGGAAGAAATAAAAAAGCCATTCAAAAACAAAACCGGAGGCAAATTTAATG gTAAACCAAAAGTATTCCTCATTCAAGCTTGTCGTGAAACAGAAGAGCAGGAAAAAGTGGTTGTGTCTGATTGTTTTGAAACTGAAATCCATACTGGACATGTTGAAGGGTATGATGAATTTCCTGGAACATGTGGAAACAGGCAAAGAAGAAATTCTGTTGAAATGTCTGTGTTTCAACCAGGATTTGTAGGTAAGCCATCTGGCTTATCAGAAGTGTTATCTACTGATGCTCATAGTTATTATTCTGAACATGTTCCAACAGATGCTGACATTATTGTAGCATATGCAACAACACCAG GATATATATCAATTCGAAATATACATGAAGGAGCATTTTTCATAAGAGCTTTCTTGTCTGTTGCCAAGAATAAATACAATGAGGAACATATCGAGGAGATATTAAGAAATGTGAGAAATGAATTAGCTACGAATCCAGAATATGCACCACAATCTGGAAGCTTGGCAGGAAAATGTCAGATGGGAATGTTGGAGACTACATCTACGAAGAAATTTTTCTTGTAA